A genomic window from Sulfurimonas sp. hsl 1-7 includes:
- the dxs gene encoding 1-deoxy-D-xylulose-5-phosphate synthase, whose translation MNIKEKSIEELEALCGDIREEILRVVSKNGGHLSSTLGATELIVAMHKVFDSKKDPFIFDVSHQAYAHKLVTGRWEAFDSLRTFGGLSGYTKPSESDDDYFVAGHSSTSISLGVGAAKAISLKNEQDERVPVVMIGDGSMTAGMVYEALNELGDRKYPMVIILNDNEMSIAKPIGAVSRMLSSAMASPFYQRFKKHTENFVDNFGEGARYIAKRMEESLKLVTPGIMFEEMGIDYIGPVDGHNLSQLIDIFQTAKNLKKPVIIHAQTIKGKGYEIAEGQEEKWHGVGPFDISSGNSAKKSSAKSATQIYTEALMDLADKDEKVVGLTAAMPSGTGLTPLMEKYPERFWDVAIAEQHAVTSASALAKEGFKPFCTIYSTFLQRAYDQVIHDTCLMDLPVVFTLDRAGIVGEDGETHQGTFDISYLRAIPNMTLLAPRDEKSFHQAMGFAHNYQHPCSIRYPRGAFIESEELPESKPFELAKSQLLQASEGDTLFIGYGNGVGRAAQTAKFLEKNVALLDLRFVKPLDEEMLKNLASKHKKWFVFSDSAKMGGVGSAISEFLAKEFIQDVQVVSFEYEDKFITHGNTKLVEESLGLLPEQLAKRVKELS comes from the coding sequence ATGAACATTAAAGAAAAAAGCATCGAAGAGCTGGAGGCTCTTTGTGGTGATATAAGAGAAGAGATATTAAGAGTTGTAAGTAAAAATGGGGGTCATTTAAGCTCAACACTCGGTGCAACTGAACTTATTGTCGCTATGCATAAGGTATTTGACAGTAAAAAAGATCCGTTTATTTTTGATGTATCACATCAGGCGTATGCACATAAATTAGTAACGGGAAGATGGGAAGCGTTTGATTCTTTAAGAACTTTCGGCGGACTGAGCGGTTATACAAAACCAAGTGAAAGCGACGATGATTACTTTGTAGCAGGACACAGCTCGACATCTATCTCTTTAGGTGTAGGTGCCGCAAAAGCGATTTCTCTAAAAAATGAACAGGATGAACGTGTACCCGTAGTTATGATCGGTGACGGATCGATGACTGCAGGTATGGTGTATGAAGCACTGAATGAACTCGGTGATCGTAAATACCCGATGGTAATCATTTTAAATGATAATGAGATGTCTATAGCAAAACCTATCGGGGCGGTAAGTAGAATGCTTAGTTCTGCAATGGCAAGCCCTTTTTATCAAAGGTTTAAAAAACATACCGAAAACTTTGTAGATAACTTTGGTGAAGGTGCCCGTTATATAGCTAAGCGTATGGAAGAATCGTTAAAACTAGTAACTCCTGGAATTATGTTTGAGGAGATGGGAATCGATTATATCGGTCCTGTTGACGGGCATAACCTTTCTCAGCTTATAGATATTTTTCAAACGGCAAAAAACCTCAAAAAGCCTGTGATTATCCATGCACAAACCATAAAAGGTAAAGGGTATGAGATAGCTGAAGGGCAAGAGGAAAAATGGCACGGAGTAGGGCCGTTTGATATCAGCAGCGGAAACAGTGCAAAGAAATCTTCTGCAAAATCAGCTACACAGATCTATACTGAAGCGTTAATGGATTTGGCCGACAAAGATGAAAAAGTGGTTGGGCTTACTGCTGCTATGCCGAGTGGAACAGGTTTAACACCTTTAATGGAGAAATATCCTGAACGTTTTTGGGATGTAGCGATCGCTGAGCAGCATGCTGTGACTTCGGCATCAGCTCTTGCAAAAGAGGGGTTTAAACCTTTTTGTACGATCTACTCAACATTCCTGCAGCGTGCGTATGATCAAGTGATTCACGATACTTGTTTGATGGATCTACCGGTAGTGTTTACACTTGACCGTGCAGGAATTGTAGGTGAAGACGGTGAAACACACCAGGGTACATTTGATATCTCTTATCTTCGTGCTATCCCAAACATGACACTTTTAGCTCCAAGAGATGAAAAAAGTTTTCATCAGGCAATGGGCTTTGCACACAACTATCAACATCCGTGTTCTATCCGTTACCCAAGAGGTGCATTTATAGAGTCTGAAGAGTTACCTGAATCAAAACCGTTTGAATTGGCTAAATCTCAACTTTTACAAGCGAGTGAAGGGGATACTCTTTTCATCGGATACGGTAACGGTGTAGGGCGTGCAGCACAAACAGCAAAATTTTTAGAGAAAAATGTAGCACTATTGGACCTTCGCTTTGTGAAACCTTTAGATGAAGAGATGCTGAAAAATCTGGCCTCTAAACATAAAAAGTGGTTTGTTTTTTCAGATAGTGCAAAAATGGGAGGGGTTGGCAGTGCAATCTCAGAGTTTTTAGCAAAAGAGTTTATTCAGGATGTGCAAGTGGTAAGTTTTGAGTATGAAGATAAGTTTATCACTCACGGAAATACAAAACTTGTTGAGGAATCTTTAGGGTTGCTTCCTGAGCAACTGGCAAAGAGGGTAAAAGAGTTATCGTAA
- the fliH gene encoding flagellar assembly protein FliH, with protein sequence MATVISNESIEKHNVNKYNFKVIAFGAKDEEIKEEPKVNIEPQLTDEKVDSSALSNNTKDSLIESLMKKTDEMSSNFIKLQMKLEAKEEEFQAQLQKAKEDSFAEGLETGVKQAQEQLASGVQNTVELYTTSIKKLEDSSNEFKTSIESLKNELVLAALDIAKEVIKVEVSENSSEIAKKLSDELIKDLQGASKITLKVNPKDHSVISQHLGNLENITVLSDNAISEGGVIVLSDAGNIDAQVQKRFERVKKAALSE encoded by the coding sequence ATGGCAACGGTAATTTCAAACGAGTCTATTGAAAAACACAATGTAAATAAATACAATTTTAAAGTGATCGCTTTTGGTGCAAAAGATGAAGAGATCAAAGAGGAACCAAAAGTAAATATAGAGCCACAGTTAACAGATGAAAAAGTTGACTCAAGTGCTTTAAGTAATAATACAAAAGATTCTTTGATCGAATCTTTGATGAAAAAAACTGATGAGATGTCATCAAACTTTATTAAACTGCAGATGAAACTTGAAGCAAAAGAGGAAGAGTTCCAAGCTCAGCTTCAAAAAGCAAAAGAGGACTCGTTTGCAGAGGGACTTGAAACTGGTGTGAAACAGGCTCAGGAACAATTGGCATCCGGTGTACAAAACACTGTAGAACTCTATACGACATCAATTAAAAAACTGGAAGATTCGTCGAACGAATTTAAAACATCAATAGAGTCACTGAAAAACGAGTTGGTATTGGCAGCACTTGACATAGCTAAAGAGGTAATAAAAGTTGAGGTCTCAGAAAACTCAAGTGAGATAGCAAAAAAACTGTCTGATGAACTTATAAAAGATTTACAAGGTGCTTCTAAAATTACCCTAAAAGTAAATCCTAAAGATCATAGTGTAATATCTCAACATCTAGGTAACTTAGAAAATATAACAGTGTTATCAGATAATGCAATAAGTGAAGGCGGTGTCATAGTACTTAGCGATGCCGGTAATATTGATGCACAGGTCCAGAAAAGATTTGAAAGAGTAAAAAAAGCAGCTTTAAGTGAGTAA
- the fliG gene encoding flagellar motor switch protein FliG, with protein MAKLSQQQQAAFDEMGMAEKIAILLLQLGEEITAAIFSNMDVEAITEISKFIAVNKSIDRALATTILEEFHAIFQSGQYLTTGGLEYARELLYRTLGPEEAKKVLDKLSKSMQSTQNFAYLSKIKPQQLSDFILNEHPQTIALILAHMDSTEAADTLQFFPDDLRSEVAMRMAKLGDISPSVIKRVSAVLESKLESLASYKVEVGGTRAVADIFNRLGAKSSKATLATIEQVDEELATQIKEMMFTFEDIVTLDKNAIAEILKAIDKADLMLALKSAPEELKEKFFSAMSERAQEAFDEEMQFMGAVKMKDVEAAQRKIVEAVNQLAESGSIQMGSTEEMVE; from the coding sequence ATGGCAAAATTATCACAACAACAACAAGCTGCATTCGATGAGATGGGGATGGCAGAGAAGATTGCCATTTTACTTTTACAACTTGGTGAAGAGATTACTGCTGCAATATTCTCAAATATGGATGTAGAAGCAATTACTGAGATCTCTAAATTTATTGCGGTAAATAAAAGTATAGACAGAGCTTTGGCTACGACGATTTTAGAAGAGTTCCATGCCATTTTTCAATCGGGTCAGTATCTTACTACCGGTGGTCTTGAGTATGCTCGTGAGCTATTATACAGAACACTTGGTCCAGAAGAAGCAAAAAAAGTTCTCGATAAACTAAGTAAGTCTATGCAGAGTACACAAAACTTTGCATATCTTTCAAAAATTAAGCCGCAGCAGCTTTCGGACTTTATTTTAAACGAGCACCCTCAAACTATTGCTCTTATTCTGGCACATATGGATTCAACTGAAGCTGCCGATACATTACAGTTCTTCCCGGATGATCTAAGAAGTGAAGTTGCTATGAGAATGGCAAAACTTGGTGATATCTCTCCATCGGTTATTAAACGTGTATCTGCCGTACTTGAATCAAAACTTGAATCTCTTGCTTCATACAAAGTTGAAGTTGGTGGTACGCGTGCAGTTGCAGATATCTTTAACCGTTTAGGTGCAAAAAGTTCTAAAGCAACACTTGCAACAATTGAACAGGTTGATGAAGAATTAGCGACTCAAATTAAAGAGATGATGTTTACGTTTGAAGATATTGTTACTTTAGATAAAAATGCTATTGCCGAGATCTTAAAAGCGATCGATAAAGCAGATCTTATGTTAGCACTCAAATCTGCTCCTGAAGAGTTAAAAGAGAAATTCTTCTCTGCAATGAGTGAAAGAGCACAAGAAGCATTTGATGAAGAGATGCAGTTTATGGGTGCTGTTAAAATGAAAGATGTTGAAGCGGCTCAGAGAAAAATTGTTGAAGCTGTTAACCAGCTTGCTGAATCAGGCAGTATCCAAATGGGTTCAACTGAAGAGATGGTCGAGTAA
- the fliF gene encoding flagellar basal-body MS-ring/collar protein FliF — translation MDFKALFSQLSVVYAKLTKQQKAIIAFAVFGIVAFLIFLVTYTSRNSSLSSYEVLFDSLSSQDAAKVIEQLEQDKIPYKLEDNNIIKVPRDVVYKERISIASLGIPKDNVVGFELFDTQEFGATKFDQDVKYLRALEGELSRTINALAPIKNASVSLALPKETLFVSKQSQPTASVMVELESDRTLSHKQIRGIKNLVASAVPKLDPSNVMVVSSDGVTLGDDDEMGQMDELSVVQQRYKTKEEGKLRNKIVEVVAPFVGGKDKVVAQVTIDYDFSIQSSTSEKYDPENVVRSEQVSEEKREGMSPDVVGGVPGTVSNIGPVEGLQSNKTTEKYSKNSGTTNYEVGKTVSTTKSQFARIKRVTAAVLVDGKYKYKLDDEGKFTSETEYTPLDEADINALTSLASRSIGIDTDRGDLISVQNLQFEREAKDPSATQVTEVIKFSETYLAPFADLFKYVFVLLLLFIVYKKAIVPFADRMLEVSKEDEELERPKLDLEEDEDDDLVEKVQSMRKKVEDQLGITGTLNEDELKHEVLLEKVRVMAEDEPVNVAALLQALLSEEADLPHRRQG, via the coding sequence ATGGACTTTAAGGCACTTTTCTCACAGTTATCGGTTGTATATGCAAAATTGACAAAGCAGCAAAAAGCTATTATAGCTTTTGCGGTTTTTGGGATTGTTGCATTTTTGATTTTTCTTGTAACATATACTTCTCGAAACTCAAGTTTAAGCTCTTATGAGGTTCTGTTTGATTCTCTTAGTTCACAAGATGCTGCAAAAGTAATCGAGCAGCTTGAACAAGATAAGATCCCATATAAACTTGAAGATAACAATATCATAAAAGTGCCTCGTGATGTTGTGTACAAAGAAAGAATCTCTATTGCATCTTTGGGAATACCAAAAGATAATGTTGTTGGATTTGAACTGTTTGATACGCAAGAGTTCGGTGCAACAAAGTTTGATCAGGATGTAAAATATCTTCGTGCGTTAGAGGGGGAACTCTCACGTACTATCAATGCACTTGCCCCTATTAAAAATGCAAGTGTATCCCTGGCACTTCCCAAAGAGACCCTTTTTGTTTCTAAACAGTCACAGCCTACTGCATCTGTTATGGTTGAACTTGAGAGCGACCGTACACTTTCACACAAACAAATAAGAGGAATTAAAAATCTTGTAGCTTCTGCAGTACCTAAACTCGATCCATCAAATGTTATGGTCGTAAGCAGCGACGGTGTCACATTGGGTGATGATGATGAGATGGGACAGATGGATGAACTCTCTGTGGTACAACAACGCTATAAAACTAAAGAGGAGGGGAAACTTCGCAATAAAATTGTTGAAGTTGTTGCTCCTTTTGTCGGCGGAAAAGATAAAGTTGTAGCACAGGTAACAATCGATTACGATTTCTCTATCCAGAGCTCTACAAGTGAAAAATATGATCCTGAAAATGTAGTTAGAAGTGAACAGGTAAGTGAAGAAAAACGTGAGGGGATGTCACCTGACGTTGTTGGCGGAGTACCTGGAACTGTTAGCAATATCGGACCTGTTGAAGGGCTTCAGTCAAATAAAACTACTGAAAAATATAGTAAAAATTCAGGGACAACCAACTATGAAGTTGGAAAAACTGTAAGTACGACTAAGTCTCAATTTGCTCGTATTAAAAGAGTTACAGCTGCTGTTTTGGTAGATGGAAAATACAAGTATAAATTAGATGATGAAGGTAAGTTTACTAGTGAAACAGAATACACTCCACTCGATGAAGCTGATATAAATGCATTAACTTCACTTGCAAGTCGTTCTATCGGTATAGATACTGACAGGGGTGACTTGATAAGTGTACAAAACTTACAGTTTGAAAGAGAAGCAAAAGATCCTTCTGCTACGCAAGTAACTGAGGTGATTAAGTTTAGTGAAACATATCTAGCACCTTTTGCCGACCTGTTTAAGTATGTATTTGTATTACTGCTTCTTTTTATTGTATACAAAAAAGCGATTGTTCCATTTGCGGATCGTATGTTAGAGGTTTCTAAAGAGGATGAAGAGCTTGAGAGACCGAAATTGGATCTAGAAGAAGATGAAGATGACGACTTAGTTGAAAAAGTACAAAGTATGCGTAAAAAAGTTGAAGATCAACTTGGTATTACGGGTACACTCAATGAAGATGAACTCAAACATGAAGTACTTCTTGAAAAAGTAAGAGTGATGGCTGAAGATGAGCCGGTAAATGTTGCAGCACTTCTTCAAGCACTTTTATCAGAAGAAGCTGATCTTCCACACCGTAGACAAGGATAG
- the hisC gene encoding histidinol-phosphate transaminase: MKFNKHLESIKTYEAGKPIELVVREFGIEPKDIVKLASNENPLGCSQKVQDAVSKIVKNMALYPDDSMIKLKAGLAKRFDVEQKNIIIGSGSDQVIEFVIHAKADENTKVLVNSVTFAMYEIYAKHVGAQIIKTASQKHNLDEFYELYKKENPSIIFLCTPNNPTGDAIDAADMMAFLEKIDEDTLVVVDGAYMEYAKAADEKKAVEPKELVEKFKNVIYLGTFSKAYGLGGMRTGYGVADELIINELYKLRPPFNITTLSLEAASVALEDEEFVNKSIALNFEQMKRYKEFANEQKLDIIESYTNFVTLCLNENQNSTKLADDLLRRGMIVRDLAGYGMNAIRVTVGTSEQNDKFFELAKQYL; encoded by the coding sequence TTGAAATTTAATAAACATCTAGAAAGTATAAAAACGTATGAGGCTGGAAAGCCTATAGAATTAGTTGTACGTGAGTTTGGTATAGAACCAAAAGATATCGTAAAACTTGCATCAAATGAAAACCCTTTAGGGTGTTCACAAAAAGTGCAGGATGCAGTAAGTAAGATCGTAAAAAATATGGCTTTATATCCGGATGATTCTATGATCAAGTTAAAAGCGGGTCTTGCAAAGCGCTTTGATGTAGAACAAAAGAATATCATTATCGGTAGCGGAAGTGACCAGGTTATTGAGTTCGTTATCCATGCAAAGGCGGATGAAAATACGAAAGTTTTAGTAAACAGTGTAACATTCGCTATGTATGAGATCTATGCAAAACACGTAGGGGCACAAATTATTAAAACTGCTTCACAAAAGCATAACCTTGATGAATTTTATGAGCTTTACAAGAAAGAAAATCCATCAATTATTTTCTTATGTACACCGAACAATCCAACGGGTGATGCGATTGATGCGGCAGATATGATGGCATTTTTAGAGAAGATCGATGAAGATACTCTAGTTGTTGTTGACGGTGCATACATGGAGTATGCAAAAGCTGCTGATGAGAAGAAAGCTGTTGAGCCTAAAGAGTTGGTTGAAAAGTTTAAAAATGTTATCTATTTGGGAACTTTTTCAAAAGCATACGGTCTAGGCGGAATGCGTACAGGATACGGGGTGGCTGATGAACTTATCATCAATGAACTCTATAAGCTGCGTCCACCGTTTAACATCACTACGTTATCTCTGGAAGCTGCTTCTGTTGCATTAGAGGATGAAGAGTTTGTTAACAAAAGTATCGCTTTAAATTTTGAGCAGATGAAACGTTATAAAGAGTTTGCAAATGAACAAAAACTAGATATAATTGAGAGTTATACAAATTTCGTTACTTTATGTCTCAATGAGAACCAAAATTCAACAAAATTAGCAGATGATCTACTTCGTCGTGGAATGATTGTAAGGGATTTAGCAGGTTACGGAATGAATGCTATACGTGTAACAGTTGGAACAAGTGAGCAAAATGATAAATTTTTTGAACTTGCAAAACAATATTTATAG
- the pheA gene encoding prephenate dehydratase, with product MKTLDDCRVAIDAIDTELLELLNKRMKVVERVGEIKADTGGAIYRPEREKAIIERLSKLSEEQNGILNKAAIEAIFLEIFAVSRNLELPERIAYLGPEGSFTHQAAESRFGAMSEYLSLNSIESVFKTIEAGRAKFGVVPIENSRDGIVGETLDLLSKSPMKIVSELYMPIHVAFATKAHKLEDIKKIYSKDKGFGQCRDFLSEHGFNDIELIPVESTAKAAILAAEDPSAAAICSHIAAKLYGVPVLFENIEDEAENTTRFIILSDFKNGISNDDKTSILVRLKDAVEAGSLVHFLQDFDEEKINLSKIESRPSIDKDGGFGYWFYIDFYGHIDEERIKKVIDKHASEVTWLGSYAKGEN from the coding sequence ATGAAAACTTTAGATGATTGTAGAGTAGCGATAGATGCGATAGATACCGAACTTTTAGAACTTTTAAACAAACGTATGAAAGTTGTAGAACGTGTAGGTGAGATTAAAGCAGATACAGGCGGTGCAATCTATAGGCCTGAACGTGAAAAAGCTATTATTGAGCGTTTAAGCAAATTAAGTGAAGAGCAAAACGGGATCTTAAATAAAGCTGCAATTGAAGCTATATTTTTAGAGATCTTTGCAGTTTCTCGTAATTTGGAGCTTCCTGAACGTATTGCATATCTTGGACCTGAAGGGAGTTTTACCCATCAAGCGGCAGAGAGCCGTTTTGGTGCAATGAGTGAGTATCTTTCTCTTAACTCTATCGAGTCTGTATTTAAAACTATTGAAGCGGGACGTGCAAAGTTTGGAGTTGTACCGATTGAGAATTCTCGTGACGGAATTGTGGGTGAAACCCTTGATCTGCTTTCAAAGTCACCTATGAAAATAGTTTCAGAACTTTATATGCCGATCCATGTTGCGTTTGCAACAAAGGCTCATAAACTTGAAGATATTAAAAAGATCTACTCAAAAGATAAAGGTTTTGGACAGTGCCGTGACTTTTTAAGTGAACACGGCTTTAACGATATTGAGCTGATTCCCGTAGAATCAACTGCAAAAGCTGCGATTTTAGCAGCAGAAGATCCAAGTGCGGCGGCAATATGTTCTCACATAGCGGCAAAACTTTACGGTGTCCCGGTACTCTTTGAAAACATTGAAGATGAAGCTGAAAATACAACTCGCTTTATTATTCTAAGTGATTTTAAAAACGGAATAAGTAACGATGACAAAACTTCTATATTGGTACGTTTAAAAGATGCCGTAGAAGCCGGTTCACTTGTTCATTTTTTACAAGATTTTGATGAAGAGAAGATTAACCTCTCTAAGATAGAATCGCGTCCGTCGATAGATAAAGACGGTGGTTTTGGATATTGGTTCTATATAGACTTTTACGGTCATATAGATGAAGAACGAATTAAAAAAGTTATAGATAAACATGCTAGCGAAGTTACATGGCTAGGATCATATGCAAAGGGTGAAAATTGA
- a CDS encoding HAD-IIA family hydrolase → MYFIDVQGTLISDSDKSPIEGSREFINYLNTNQIPYMVITNNTKKASTDFYNYLLSIGFAFGFDKYLDPLMLLEEKVEKEAVAAYGAQEFLNTLVSMGYTLDYEKPKTVLVAIKEDFSADEYAQMIEFLLQGAKLVGMHETSIYAKNGKRYPGVGAVLKMLEFATSSSYEVVGKPSTAFYNESLRRLQEQESSAKFENIEIISDDVKGDLGGAKELGMKTVFVTSGKYQTAEEIVPFLDENLRPDFIYKNMQDILDKHNLERK, encoded by the coding sequence TTGTATTTTATAGATGTTCAAGGGACTTTGATTAGTGATAGTGATAAATCGCCTATAGAGGGCAGCAGAGAGTTTATTAACTATCTCAACACGAATCAAATACCGTATATGGTTATCACGAACAATACAAAAAAAGCTTCTACGGATTTTTATAATTATCTGCTATCAATAGGGTTTGCGTTTGGATTTGACAAGTATCTTGATCCTTTGATGCTCCTTGAAGAAAAAGTTGAAAAAGAAGCGGTTGCTGCATATGGAGCACAGGAGTTTTTAAATACTCTTGTATCTATGGGATATACACTCGATTATGAAAAACCTAAAACAGTTTTGGTCGCGATCAAAGAGGATTTTAGTGCTGATGAGTATGCACAGATGATAGAGTTTTTACTTCAGGGTGCGAAACTTGTCGGGATGCATGAAACATCTATCTATGCAAAAAATGGCAAAAGATATCCGGGTGTCGGAGCAGTGCTTAAAATGTTAGAGTTTGCTACAAGCTCGTCGTATGAGGTTGTCGGAAAACCAAGTACCGCTTTTTACAATGAATCGTTACGTAGATTACAAGAGCAAGAGAGTTCAGCTAAGTTTGAAAATATCGAAATTATCAGTGATGACGTAAAAGGTGATCTTGGCGGTGCAAAAGAGCTTGGGATGAAAACAGTTTTTGTAACAAGCGGAAAGTATCAAACAGCCGAAGAGATAGTGCCTTTTTTAGATGAAAATTTACGACCTGATTTTATCTATAAAAATATGCAAGATATTTTAGACAAGCATAATTTGGAGAGAAAATGA
- the lysA gene encoding diaminopimelate decarboxylase, translating into MIDFKSLANEYQTPLYVYDFDYMKEQFDELKEAFRGRKSIIAYAVKANSNLSVVKHFAKMGSGADCVSIGEVRRALLAGIAPYKIIFSGVGKTDDEIREAIEKDILYINLESEAELGRVELVARELGKQARISIRVNPNIDPKTHPYISTGLHDNKFGVDLNSAKRMYIKAKNSENLDPVGIHFHIGSQLTELDPIRESAEIVADLVRSLQALDIELKFFDIGGGLGVQYKDEVTIKPYDYAQAILGTLTAMDMTILCEPGRFLTANAGYFLTKVLYEKQNGEKKFVVVDGAMNDLLRPSLYNAYHGIEAITDNTEDERAVDIVGPVCESGDFFAKDYNLPPLNHNDLLVVKSAGAYGFGMGSNYNTRGRSAEVAVEGGKARLIRRRESFEDLIALEKEFLED; encoded by the coding sequence ATGATCGATTTTAAATCTTTGGCGAATGAATATCAGACGCCTCTTTATGTGTACGATTTTGACTACATGAAAGAACAGTTCGATGAACTTAAAGAAGCTTTTCGTGGAAGAAAATCTATAATAGCATATGCTGTAAAAGCAAACTCAAATTTAAGCGTAGTAAAACATTTTGCAAAAATGGGAAGTGGAGCTGATTGTGTATCGATCGGTGAGGTTCGTCGTGCATTATTAGCAGGTATTGCTCCGTACAAAATCATCTTCTCAGGTGTTGGTAAAACTGATGACGAGATTCGTGAAGCGATTGAAAAAGATATCCTTTACATCAATCTTGAGAGTGAAGCGGAACTTGGACGTGTTGAACTTGTCGCACGTGAGTTAGGGAAACAAGCGCGTATCAGTATCAGAGTAAATCCAAATATTGATCCAAAAACACACCCGTACATCTCAACGGGACTTCACGACAACAAGTTTGGTGTTGATCTTAATTCTGCAAAAAGAATGTACATCAAGGCAAAAAATTCTGAAAACCTAGATCCGGTTGGTATTCACTTCCATATCGGTTCACAACTTACAGAACTTGATCCTATCCGTGAATCGGCTGAGATTGTAGCTGACTTAGTGCGTTCACTACAAGCACTTGATATTGAACTGAAATTTTTTGATATCGGTGGCGGACTTGGTGTTCAATACAAAGATGAAGTTACTATTAAACCGTACGATTATGCACAGGCTATTTTAGGAACTTTAACGGCGATGGATATGACTATCCTTTGTGAGCCGGGACGTTTCTTAACTGCTAATGCCGGATACTTCTTAACAAAAGTACTTTATGAAAAACAAAATGGTGAGAAAAAATTTGTAGTGGTTGACGGTGCAATGAATGACTTACTACGTCCATCACTTTACAATGCATATCATGGAATCGAAGCAATTACTGATAATACTGAAGATGAAAGAGCTGTAGATATCGTAGGGCCGGTATGTGAGAGTGGTGACTTCTTTGCGAAAGATTATAACTTACCGCCGTTAAATCATAACGATCTGCTTGTTGTGAAATCGGCAGGTGCATATGGTTTTGGTATGGGAAGTAACTACAATACACGTGGCAGAAGTGCAGAGGTTGCTGTTGAAGGTGGAAAAGCAAGACTTATTCGCCGTAGAGAGAGTTTTGAAGATCTAATTGCTCTTGAAAAAGAGTTTTTAGAAGACTAG
- a CDS encoding LptF/LptG family permease — protein sequence MLAYKYIALHYLKYFSVILLALVLFMVGFDYMGNADALSKSANLVLIYLVYKTFFAIDMLLPISLVFGMIATKIYLIRSNALVSLYSLGYSRVDALKPFVVVASLIIFLFISLHAFTKFSRAQEYAYNIRVHGKYLNPSRDLFFIHKGQYIYFSKLLPIQEKALGIRVFEVNNGSLKSILTAKEARYEDNFWRIKDADVITKPDDLSFGSTGISVTEEKDLKILEEFRPKMLDQVYLGQVDFTISDAFEAYKLLSSQGVETSNIRGALYRIFIYPFFAPILIVIIFFLVPISVRFLNVSLFSFGAILSTLLVWGLLFMLIELSNHKTISSEVGLIGPISILLFIALWLWKKHRLST from the coding sequence TTGTTAGCCTATAAGTACATAGCACTCCACTATCTCAAATATTTTTCAGTTATCCTTCTTGCACTAGTGCTTTTTATGGTTGGTTTTGACTATATGGGAAATGCTGATGCACTCTCAAAATCAGCCAATCTTGTGTTAATTTACCTTGTGTACAAAACTTTTTTTGCCATTGATATGCTTTTGCCGATTTCACTTGTTTTTGGAATGATAGCAACTAAGATCTACCTCATTCGATCAAACGCTTTAGTATCTTTGTACTCATTGGGATATTCACGGGTTGATGCACTCAAACCATTTGTCGTTGTAGCATCGTTAATCATATTTTTATTCATATCTTTACATGCTTTTACAAAGTTTTCACGTGCACAAGAGTATGCCTACAATATCCGTGTTCATGGAAAATATCTTAACCCCAGCCGGGATCTGTTCTTTATACATAAAGGGCAATATATCTACTTCTCAAAACTTTTACCTATTCAGGAAAAGGCTCTCGGTATTAGAGTATTTGAGGTGAACAATGGTTCACTAAAGTCTATTTTAACGGCTAAAGAGGCCCGTTATGAAGATAACTTTTGGCGTATTAAAGATGCAGATGTAATTACAAAACCTGATGATTTGAGTTTCGGCTCAACGGGGATCAGTGTTACCGAGGAAAAAGATCTTAAAATTCTTGAAGAGTTTAGACCCAAGATGCTTGATCAGGTTTATCTGGGACAGGTTGATTTTACAATTTCCGATGCATTTGAAGCGTACAAACTTTTAAGTTCTCAAGGGGTTGAAACGAGTAATATCCGAGGTGCACTATACAGGATCTTTATTTACCCGTTTTTTGCACCGATATTGATCGTAATTATTTTCTTTTTAGTCCCTATTAGTGTCCGTTTTCTAAATGTGTCGTTATTCTCTTTTGGAGCTATACTTTCAACACTGTTGGTATGGGGATTACTCTTTATGTTGATCGAGCTTTCAAACCACAAAACCATATCTAGTGAAGTAGGTCTGATCGGGCCTATTTCCATACTCCTTTTCATAGCCTTGTGGCTGTGGAAAAAACATCGTTTGTCAACTTAG